Proteins encoded in a region of the Cygnus olor isolate bCygOlo1 chromosome 4, bCygOlo1.pri.v2, whole genome shotgun sequence genome:
- the ENOPH1 gene encoding enolase-phosphatase E1 yields the protein MWCCGAAPCSALVAAPQGGGGLRARVAVCLQETLFPYVRDNLRDYLRAHWEEEECQRDVGLLRKQAQEDAGLDGAVPIPLESGSGDEELERVIQAVVDNVLWQMALDRKTTALKQLQGHMWRAAYTTGHVKGEVFEDVVPAIRKWREAGMKVYIYSSGSVEAQKLLFGYSTEGDILELFDGHFDTKIGPKVESESYRRIAASIGCATNNILFLTDVPREANAAEEADTHVAVVIRPGNAGLTDDEKSYYSLISSFTELFLPSST from the exons ATGTGG TGCTGCGGGGCGGCGCCGTGCTCGGCCCTGGTCGCAGCCCCgcagggcggcggggggctgaGGGCGCGGGTTGCCGTGTGCCTGCAGGAGACCTTGTTCCCCTACGTCAGAGACAACCTGAGGGACTACCTGCGCGCCcactgggaggaggaggagtgccAGCGGGACGTCGGCCTCCTGAGGAAGCAG GCCCAGGAGGACGCCGGCCTGGACGGAGCCGTGCCGATCCCCTTGGAGAGCGGAAGCGGGGACGAGGAGCTGGAGCGGGTGATCCAGGCTGTGGTGGACAACGTGCTCTGGCAGATGGCTCTGGACAGAAAGACCACGGCGCTCAAACAGCTGCAGGGACACATGTGGCGGGCAGCCTACACCACGGGGCACGTGAAAGGAGA AGTCTTCGAGGACGTGGTGCCAGCCATCCGGAAGTGGAGGGAAGCGGGCATGAAGGTCTACATCTACTCCTCAGGCAGCGTCGAAGCCCAGAAGCTTCTGTTCGGATACTCTACAGAAGGTGATATCCTAGAG CTCTTCGATGGCCACTTTGATACCAAAATAGGCCCCAAGGTAGAAAGCGAGAGCTACAGGAGGATCGCCGCGAGTATAGGATGCGCCACTAACAACATCCTCTTCCTGACCGACGTCCCTCGAG AAGCGAACGCAGCCGAGGAAGCGGACACTCACGTGGCTGTGGTGATCAGACCTGGCAACGCAGGACTGACGGACGATGAGAAATCCTATTACAGCCTCATCTCATCTTTCACTGAacttttcctgccttcctccacTTAG
- the TMEM150C gene encoding transmembrane protein 150C isoform X3, translating into MDAKKCSVWMFLPLVFTLFTSAGLWIVYFIAVEDNKIIALNVPERKPGSKRPPYISIAGDAPPASCVFSQVMNMAAFLALVVAVLRFIQLKPKVLNPWLNVSGLVALCLASFGMTLLGNFQLSNDEEIHNVGTSLTFGFGTLACWIQSALTLKINLKNEGRKVGIPRVALSASITLCVVLYFILMAQGIHMHAARIQWGLVMCFLCYFGTFAVEFRHYRFEIVCSEYQENFLSFSESLSEASEYQTDQV; encoded by the exons ATGGACGCGAAGAAATGCAGTGTGTGGATGTTTTTGCCTCTTGTGTTTACCCTGTTTACGTCAGCTGGATTATGGATAGT GTACTTTATAGCAGTGGAAGATAACAAAATTATTGCACTAAATGTACCAGAGAG GAAGCCTGGTTCCAAAAGACCACCTTATATAAG TATTGCAGGTGACGCTCCTCCTGCAAGCTGCGTGTTTAGCCAAGTCATGAACATGGCAGCATTTCTAG cACTTGTCGTCGCTGTCCTGCGCTTCATTCAGCTGAAGCCGAAGGTGCTGAACCCGTGGCTGAACGTCAGCGGCCTGGTGGCGTTGTGCTTGGCCTCGTTTGGGATGACCTTACTCGGCAACTTTCAG CTTTCAAACGATGAGGAGATCCACAACGTGGGTACATCGCTGACCTTTGGCTTTGGGACTCTGGCGTGCTGGATCCAGTCTGCCCTCACCCTCAAGATCAACCTGAAGAACGAGGGACGGAAAGTGGGGATCCCACGGGTCGCCCTGTCAGCCAGCATCACCCTCTGCGTGGTGCTCT ATTTCATCCTGATGGCTCAGGGCATCCACATGCACGCTGCCAGGATCCAGTGGGGCCTGGTGATGTGCTTCCTGTGCTACTTCGGCACGTTTGCGGTGGAGTTCAGGCACTACAGATTCGAGATCGTTTGCTCTGAGTACCAGGAAAACTTTCTgagcttttctgaaagcttgTCGGAAGCCTCTGAGTACCAGACAGATCAGGTGTAG